The following coding sequences are from one Methanococcoides methylutens window:
- a CDS encoding ferredoxin-thioredoxin reductase catalytic domain-containing protein yields the protein MKFEGELEEEFYQKSKRNAEATGYHLNTDYDVITTAVKGICNNKRQFGEYYCFCQKRSGDVEKDKKIICPCAARSRDVETRGACRCGLYIK from the coding sequence ATGAAATTTGAAGGTGAACTTGAAGAAGAATTCTACCAGAAGTCAAAGAGGAATGCAGAAGCAACCGGATATCATTTGAATACTGATTATGATGTCATTACAACTGCTGTAAAAGGCATCTGCAACAACAAGCGCCAATTCGGTGAATATTACTGTTTCTGCCAGAAGAGGTCCGGGGATGTTGAAAAGGACAAGAAGATCATCTGTCCATGTGCTGCCAGAAGTCGTGATGTAGAGACACGCGGTGCATGTCGCTGTGGTCTGTATATCAAATAA